DNA from Candidatus Eisenbacteria bacterium:
TCGGGCGCCACCGAACGCTACCGTAAAGGGACACTGTACCTGCACAATAATACAATTGTATCAACGCGCAGCGGAAATACGACGCTCGCTCGCCTTTCGACAAACGATGAAAGATGTGATGCCCGCAACAACATCATCTATGTCGAAGCCGCCGGTTATTATCTGGCTATGCTGGCCGAAAGCGGCGGGTTGCTGGAACTGCGGGGCAATTGGATCAAACCGGGATGGGTCCTTTGCCACGGTTCGACGCCTGGAGAAGTTGTGGATTATGGGAATGTCGAAGGCCAGGATCCCGGATTCATTGACTTCGCCGAGCAGTCCTTCGAGCTGCGGGATGGATCTGATGCCATCGACGCCGGGGTTGATCTCGCGGCAGAGATCGAGACGGATCACAGGCCCGTGATGGAGTATGTGAAACACGCTCTGTCCCGGCCGCGGCATGATGATTCGATTCTCGATATCGGCGCCTATGAGTTTGCTTCCGATAGCAGTGTGGATGGCACCGGAGGGCTCATGGGGCTGGATCCCATCAAGGCCTATCCAAACCCCTTCAGCAACCGGCTGACGATCGAGGGATCGGCGACGTCACCCCTCGTGATGGTCGGTGTGGATGGGCGGATCGTATGGGAATCCGGCGGATATCATGCGGGCGCGGGAGAGGGGAACGCGGAATCCATGAATTGGGATTGGAACCCTCCAGCGGATCTGCGGGCCGGGATCTACTACCTTGGGATTCGGGGTTCCTCGCCGCGTGCCGGTCGGAAGGTGATCTATATCCCCGACCGCTAAGCAGGAACGGCAGGACCTGGATATCGCCTAAATAAATACAAATATGGAAAGTATCAGTAAGTATTACTTGACAAATAAGTATATTATATTCATTATCTCAACATAACTTGACTGATGGCACTGTCCAGGAGGTTCTATATGTCGAAATACCAAAGCATTATCCTGGTTCTGGTCCTGTTCCTTGTATCGCTTCCCGTGGCCGTAGCCATGGCCATCGTACATGAGGTCCAGGTCGCGAACTTCGCATTCAGCCCGGCTGACCTTACGATCGCCGATGGCGACACGGTCAGATGGAGTTGGGTAAGTGGAACCCACACAACGACATCCGGAGATCCAACAAGCTGTACACCGGATGGACTCTGGAATGCACCCCTTTCTGTATCGAATACATTCTTTGAGTTTGATTTCACCGGAATGGGAGGGACGGCCTCGACCTACTTTTGCATGCCCCATTGCCTCGGCGGGATGAGGGGGTCTGTGACGGTCCAGGATGTGGCGGGAGTTTCGGGACATGGAGGTCCCGGGAATTTTGCCGGTCTTTCAGAGCTTCATGCCTCACCCAATCCCTTCAATCCGGACACGGTCGTGCGATTTATCCTGGCTCAGGCCGATCATGTCCAACTGCGGGTCTTTGACGCAACCGGACGCCAAATCGTTTTGCTTGCCGATGAGACAATGCAACCCGGCTCTTACAACATTCCATGGGATGGACGTTCGGCCCAGGGACGGAAGGTTCCCAGCGGGATCTATTACATCAGTGGTAAAACCTCCAAAGGACGCTCCATAGCACCGATGGCCCTCATTCGGTAAGTGAAAAGGGGATCGGCCTTCCCTCCGATCCCCAAGAAGGTGCGCCTTCCGGCCAAGATCGACTGGGGGGCGTTTCTTTTTACCCGGCAAATTCTTGCCAATACCGGACTTTATTCCTAGAATCAGGATTGCCCTCATAAAGCCGGGGTGGCGGAATGGCAGACGCGGCGGACTTAAAATCCGCTTGAGTAATCCTCAGTGGGGGTTCGAGTCCCCCCCTCGGCACATGGATCCATCGTTGCTGATCGTTTCCTATCAACGGATGAGCAGCATTTTGTTTGTTGACGTGAAGTCGCCGGCTTCGAGATTGATAAAATAAATACCGCTGGTGACAGGATGTCCATAATCATCCGTGGCATTCCAGCGCACCGTGCGAGATCCCGGCCCCTGTCGCTCATCGGTCAAAGTGGCGACTTTCTGCCCCCGGATGTTATAGATTCCCAGTCGTACCTGCGAAATGGCGGGTAGATCATATTTGATAAATGTCTGGGCCGCGAAGGGGTTGGGGTGGTTCTGGTGGAGATGGAACAGAACGGGCGAAAACTCGCCGTCTTCAACCCCTGAAGAGCCGGAAACATGGATGACTACAGGAATTTCAAGATAACCTTCATCCGAATCATTATTGGTAATTTGAAGTGTTGAGTAATCCGTTGTCGCAACACCGCCCGATGTGTATGTGATGGAGACAATATCATAAGATTCAGGAGCCAAATTCAATTCGGTTGTATCCAAACCAAAGTCACTGTTTGTTGATGTCATGGCTGTGACCACCAACGCATTGTTACCGGTGTTGATAACGGCAAACGAAAACTGAGTCTCCGTGTCGAGTGCAATCGTTCCCATATCAATCGCCGAGGGCGCCACGGCGATTTCCGGATTTAATGCCATCGTTCCCGATCCCCAAAAGGCGCAGATTCGATCGACCAATTCGGGATGATCAATATACGGATTGCGATTGTGCTGCAGGTCATAGATATCCTCATTCCTCTGCAACTCGCGGCTGTCCACCGGATCGGACAGGTGCCAGATGCGGAGAATCTCCTCGAGTTTCTCCGGATCCTCATAAGAATCGCAGGCTTCAATCTGGGCCGGCGTATAGCGTGTTGTGTAATAGAAATGCGTCCGCGCGACATTCCCCTTATGACTATCCCGCGGTTCGAATACGACTTGCCCTTCAGAATCGGTGCCCCGCTTCGATCCACCGACACTCCAAGTCGGAGTCACAACGATGCCGAAATCATAATTGTCCCGGATACTGTTCGCCGTGACATCCGTCGGATAAAGATGGAAAATATCGGACCTCATCGGCTCGTTTTCACAAAAGAAACTTTGCGGCCAAGTATGTTCACAATTGAAGCTGTTCTCGTTGGCTCCCGTTCGCGTATTGAAGCAGGCGATCCTGCCGGTATAGACGCATTCCACACAACCCAAGGTGGGGCACTCACTACATGTGTCGTCATTGTCAATGTGGCCGTACATATGATCCCGTGCCGCCGTATAGCCGAGCGAGGTATGGTTATCAATAATGTCACGCAAGGCGAGTTTCAAATCCTCGCACCAGAGATTTTGCGTTCCATCGTAGTATGAATCTGGATAGTGGGCTTCAGCCGTCACATGGGCGATCAGTGGATCTAATCCGTCACTTAATTCGACGCGCAGAAAGTCTTCGTAATCAATATTGTGCAGGGGGTCACAGTAAATATTAAAAACCAGCTCGCCATTGGCGGGAATCAATGACCCCTGGAGGTCGGTATAGAAGGCATCCTCTTCGAAGATTCCGGTGGCGAGAATCGGCACCGAGAGCATGTTGCTGAGCGTGATGGGGATTGAAGAGGCGCTGCCCGTTAAAATGATACCAAAATCGGGATTTGCGTCGGAAAGCAAAGCCCCGGGTTCGCGACCCGATCCGCCCATTACCGATCCGGCGGAAAGAGATATCAGCAGCAGGACCGCCAGGACACAACGTCTCGCGATGACTTTTCTCAACGGACAACCCCCTCAAATGAAAACGAGCATGGCCAATGTCGCGGAATTCATGGATTCCACGACATTGGGACAGAACGCATTACGGGCGCATTTGGGGGATCGGGAATCCCATATCCTCTTGCGTTCTTTACAATTAAATTATATCACAAGGAGGGTGATCCGGCAACCATGGCAGGGTATTCTGAACCTGTTGAAAACAAGCTCATGAAGGCGGATGAAACACCCTGGGGCCCTGGAAGATAGCCAATGAAACCCAAGAGCGGGAAAAGCCACATTCTTTTCATGATGTTGTGGATGGCTCTCCTGCTGACGCCTTCCTGGGGCGCTGATGATCCGGGAATGGTTTTCACTGAGATCATGTATCATCCGCCTGATGATGGAGAAAAACTCGAGTATATCGAGATACAGAACCTCGCATCAGACCGCCGCGATCTATCCCGCTGGCAAATCCAGGGGGGGATACAATATCAGTTCCCGGAGGGCACCGTCATTCCAGGGCATGGATTTCTTGTGATTTGCCGGGATGTAGAGACGTTTCGCCGGGTTTATGAATGTGAGGCGTCCTTCATCGGCGGATTCAAGGGTCGATTAAACAACAGCGGAGAAATGATTATTCTGTCAACGCCGGATGGCGCACCGGTTGATAGTGTTTTCTATTCAGATCAATCTCC
Protein-coding regions in this window:
- a CDS encoding polysaccharide-degrading enzyme produces the protein MDATTRSELNFWNEERGVLKIGGANQPPDTTPAYIIIENLEIRSGRPPFSFSGRYGLTSYVNNCAAIYIEKGEHVQIRNCTLWDCGNGLFCGHLMTDLVVEGNTVYGNGIEGSIYEHNNYTEAFGVLFQFNHFGPLRTNCLGNNLKDRSAGCVIRYNWIESGNRQLDLVDSDYASFYDDPSYRQTYVYGNILIEPDGAGNSQILHYGGDSGATERYRKGTLYLHNNTIVSTRSGNTTLARLSTNDERCDARNNIIYVEAAGYYLAMLAESGGLLELRGNWIKPGWVLCHGSTPGEVVDYGNVEGQDPGFIDFAEQSFELRDGSDAIDAGVDLAAEIETDHRPVMEYVKHALSRPRHDDSILDIGAYEFASDSSVDGTGGLMGLDPIKAYPNPFSNRLTIEGSATSPLVMVGVDGRIVWESGGYHAGAGEGNAESMNWDWNPPADLRAGIYYLGIRGSSPRAGRKVIYIPDR
- a CDS encoding endonuclease, coding for MRKVIARRCVLAVLLLISLSAGSVMGGSGREPGALLSDANPDFGIILTGSASSIPITLSNMLSVPILATGIFEEDAFYTDLQGSLIPANGELVFNIYCDPLHNIDYEDFLRVELSDGLDPLIAHVTAEAHYPDSYYDGTQNLWCEDLKLALRDIIDNHTSLGYTAARDHMYGHIDNDDTCSECPTLGCVECVYTGRIACFNTRTGANENSFNCEHTWPQSFFCENEPMRSDIFHLYPTDVTANSIRDNYDFGIVVTPTWSVGGSKRGTDSEGQVVFEPRDSHKGNVARTHFYYTTRYTPAQIEACDSYEDPEKLEEILRIWHLSDPVDSRELQRNEDIYDLQHNRNPYIDHPELVDRICAFWGSGTMALNPEIAVAPSAIDMGTIALDTETQFSFAVINTGNNALVVTAMTSTNSDFGLDTTELNLAPESYDIVSITYTSGGVATTDYSTLQITNNDSDEGYLEIPVVIHVSGSSGVEDGEFSPVLFHLHQNHPNPFAAQTFIKYDLPAISQVRLGIYNIRGQKVATLTDERQGPGSRTVRWNATDDYGHPVTSGIYFINLEAGDFTSTNKMLLIR